In Nematostella vectensis chromosome 3, jaNemVect1.1, whole genome shotgun sequence, the genomic window AGGATTTAAAGAAAGGATATCAACATGTAAGACATATGACAGAAGGAAATTTTGTGCTTTCCTACATTTTTCTAAGTTTGATTGGCCCCCATTCAAATTCCTTGCCCAATTACTGCGAATTTAATACAATACAGGGCATATAGGCCATGTGCACACAGTACATAATGTCTAAGCAATTAGACAATTAGTTAGTACAGTAAGATGCACTGTTGAGCCTGCTGGGGGACTCTCTATAAAAGTAAATAGGGGTGTTTTTCTTATATTATAGGGtataaaatgtttattaagTAGAtatttagggtataaaattctaccAGCTGCCATCCCTTTTAGGGTGTTCAAAGGGGAGTCTCACCCTATAGATCATCTATCCAATAACTACAGTACAGGGATTGAAGACTAGATGACAGCACTTTTAAAGTTGTTGGAAAAGAGTTGTGCTTGATGTGAAGGACCACATGAAGAGGACCACAATAAAATTCAGGAATATTTATAATGCCTTTAGTTCTATCTTAGATTTAGaaatacatcatacatctctTCGGGataagaattgctgttgaccacactCAAAGTGCTGTCCCTTAGGGTTGAAATTGACTTTGCTGACAATCTTATACTTCATCTGTTTTTTTAATCGTTTTTATGGAAGTCCTGCAAGGGTTTGTGAGATGCAGAAAAGGGCAACCAGCAGATAGAGTAGGGTATAAGGGCACAGATTATTGAGCAGGGTTTAAGCTAGCTGTATGTGAGGGGTCAATTAAGGTTTTCACCTGCAGCTATATATGTCATTGACATGCATCTTGGTGTTGAAGGCCATTGCCTCCAAGCTGTCTGTCATGGGGCCATCAAGAATACGCACCCCTAAAATAACAGATAAACCATGTATAAATGTATAATGAATGCCACAGGGCATTTCTTAGCTTTTCTTAGTGTTGAAAAGAGAGCTTATTGTAAAATAGCTCAACAAGAAAATAATTACCTGAAACCTTGGCGCCATAGGCTACTCCAACAGCACAGTATGTATTAGGCACAGCGGCGATCTCCCCAGCACAGCGTGTCCCATGGTGGTTAAGCCCTGCATCATCAGCTCTTGGCATAGGATCCTCGTCATTGGAGTTGATGTCCCAGCTCCCTTCAGGAGACTGAAATAATACACCAATCACTAGATGAAACCAACAACCACATGCAGTGTGTTCTACTTTCATCACAGGAAGAGCCCTGACCGTGTTGGCCATAATAATACACCAATCACTAGATGAAACCATCAACTACATGCAGTATGTTCTACTTTCATCACAGGAAGAGCCCTGACCGTGTTGGCCATAATTTTTTTGACAGCTTTTATCTGTAgaacagattttttttattcacttACTGAATATCATACTTTATTATGGACTACTTAAATAAAGATTGGACTATTTGGAAGGTTTTAGAGAATTATATAAATTTAAATACCATTTTATAATGCAGAGCCCAGTATTGTGGACAAAGAAAGTTAACCATGCGATAATCAAAGTCTTTATTGACAAGACCTTTTATAACTTGAATGATTATGCCATGTCCTGATGTACATTTATTCACAATGGCACCATTTAGTAGTATGCACATTTCAGACACTGATTTCATTTGAAGAATATATACAGTTGTGTGTAATATGATCAACTTTAGACTTTTAAGCTGGTTATTTACTTACATAGTTATCAAGGATATCTGGATTGGTCCACTCCACACCTAGAACAGggtgaattttattttatattttattcttaaatTGGAATGctgaaaaaaacacttttgtaCCACTTGTAATTAGTTTACATTTGGAATACAACAAGTTTGTAGCAATAAGGCTGTAAAGAAATTACAGTATCCATGATCAAATTTGATACATTAAAACTACATCACTCCATTGGATAAGCTGATAAGAATAGATGCTTTTCAAGATTCCGCATTGTTCAGGAAATGAATGTTGAAATGGAAGGTCATTGACTTTATCAACTGTTCATAGTGAAATATTATTTGCACAAAacaattgttttgttgttgctatttTTGTTTAAGATGAGTCAGTTTTAAATGTGAATATTGGCCTTTTTCAGTGCCATACCTTTTAAGATATCAGTGCACTTACCATCATCAATAACAGACACAACAACACCTTGTCCAGTAATATTGTTTTCCCATACTCCTGTCACATTAATGTCATGCCCTACGTATCTAAGGTTATCCTGGTAAAGAAAAGATAAGTTCGAGTTCGAGAGTTCTTTAAATTTGATACAGTCTTAGAGTAATGAAAAAGTTTTTGATAAAAGCAATAATAATACAATACATTTTAGGTCAGTTAATAGTGAATCTTTAagaagcataaaataaaacgAAGGCTACATATATGAAGACAAGGCTTTTTCTACTGTATATGCCATGGATATTAGATACCAATGGATGGAGGGTGAATATCTTTAAAGGTTCTTTTTGAACATTACTCcatcaattttaattttaatataCATCATGAAAGGGCTGAAGAGGAAGGCTTTTAAATTGACTATATTAAAATAGGTTTATTTGTCTAGAAAAAGAATGGTTTCAACATTTGATTCTCTAAAGAGTTCAACTCAGATATAAGAGAAAGTTAATTGATATTTCTTAATGCTTCAAAACTAGTCAGCCATGGATATAAACCACGAAACCTCTCTGCATACGATACAAAGACAAAAAGAACAGTGGAGATATCAATAATTCAGAAAGCTAATGTTAGTCTTACCAAGTGCCATTGGCTAGGAAAGTATTGATCTTTAAACTGAAGACTGCGTCGATGTCTTTTCCGGACAACCTCTTGTCTTGACCATATTATATTGGGATGATTCCTTAATAAATTTGATATTGCTCGATGTACTATGTTCAATTCTTCGCGGTCTATCGCGCTCTTGTTAGTGAACGATTCGTGAAGAAACAGGTAGTGTCCGGTGAGACCACCGATCTGACCTCTGTTCGTTAAACCGGCCTCATGTGCTATCCGATCGGCCAGCGCGTCTATTGTCTTTCCATTCATGCCATCTGTAACGGGGATCTTTATAGCCCAGGAAGATGATAATTCATAGTTTGAGACATTATATAAAGATATAAAATTACTAGGATTAACAAAAGTGTAGAATTTACTGTCCACTTGGCAAGCGGTATAATCCAAAGCCCAAGAAAAGACGACAAGAAAACGCCATATATTCCGCCATCTTTGACTTGAAACGACCATAACAACTGGCAAAAAGACCCTGCTACAAATCCCCAAACAGCCGTCAGCTTCCCTGTTCCGTAGTCATAGGAATAGCGTTAGATATTATCGCGTTCTAAAGACAAAACTCCTCGACTCTCcacccgccattttgcttCAATACAAAAAAGTAACCCGGCCTGGCATTGTATGAAACCGGAAGTGTGATGTAGGGGGAAGCCTTACCGGAAGAAGGAGAAAACACTTTTTCAGACTTCAACTGTGGATGGATTTTTCTCTTATCGATTGCAAATAAATCCTGTAATATAGAACTACATGCATGTATTGTCAAGTTGCAATAAAATTATCAATTAGTCCATCAGAAAACAGAGAACAGATAAATATTTCGTAACTGGGACACAGGAGTCCCGAAACTTGAGCCTTGAGCTAATTCAGCGGTTATCCAAATCAGTGTCTCTGTGATGtggatctaaaaaaaaagcccttgCTCGTGTAATGTGGTTGTCTTCGCTGCGAGCCCCAAGCAGCTTACGATCGATATACAGAGGGCTTCGTAGCACATCGTCCGCTAGGTACTCAATTATGAGCAGCTATCAAGTACAGCACTGCGACGAAGCGAAGGCTTTCTTTATAACACTCGGAAATGGTTAGTTGGACAATTGTACACAAGTCACGTATGATAATTTACACCGATTGACGATTCCAAGTTGTTCTTGTCAACCTCGATGAGTCATTTTGATCTATATTTTGTACTCATCTGCTTTTATATACTCTTCAGTTGAATGTTTAAAGGAACATTCTTGAAAGGATGAATCTGTAGTGTCAGGGTGCGCAGCTAGCGGGGTGCGCATGGTGTCCTCCCCCCTTACCTGCTAAAAGTGGGtaataatttcttattaagtgATTGTCAACCATCCTTCCACTTTGCGATTTTCCTATCCTCCTTACACTAAAACTGTACACCAGAAAACTAATATTTTAGAGTGGAACTGAAGCCTTATCTGAAAATTTCTACCACTACATGTTTGTGCCCAAACATGTGTGTCATCAATAACATTAGTCACGCTTGATAACATGTTATTGATTTTCAGAGAAAGCCATTTTAGAATATGAAAAAGAAGGCAGTGACATACTAAATATGTGGCATACAGAGGTGCCTGTAAGTCACAGAGGGCATGGTATAGCCGCGCACTTAGCCAAGGTAAGCCTGAAGTTTACATCAGTTGCAATTTGTGGATTGAAAATATGAATAAtcaggcctgtacccaggggggtgcaaacGCACCCCCACAatggccgaaagtccactttttgttctcaatagacgtgctatttgtataCGAAACTataaatcataagctagatcactctggtatgtagccaaatccgacaataaacgtcacGTGGAAATACtggaaagaaataaaaaaattattttttggtCTTTTggaggtggttagatttttatcagagaactccccccccaccccccataaaATTTAGGTCCAcattttcggatttcgcaccccccgcccccccaagaaaaatcctgggtaaggGTCTTATAGTACTCTTCGACAGATGTCTAGAATAAGAGATAAAAGGGAATTACTTTATGTTTAATTCACCTCTAAATGtcccttttctttctttcgtgttgctatggtaacgaAATCCATCCTATAGTGATATGCATCTGACATTTGCTGCAAAATATTTCACTAGAGGTCAGGGGAATAGTCATTAATATGCCCCCCTATTCTGTTAATATAGACGAGGGGGGGAACTTAAgaataaaaatgttattttcagGTTCTGTATATGGGTAGAAGCCaaccaaaaaataataacattttCAATGCTTTGATTTGCCAAACAAAGCTTTTTAAGCTTCTCACAAGTTTATGTGTCTTTTTATTGCTATTCCATCTGTCCTACTATAGCACTAGTATTAAAATGTCCCCGCCTGTCACCTAAATCaatcaattttcttttttcaggcTGCATTTGACTTCACTGTTGAGAATAACCTAAAGTTTCGTGCTACCTGTACATACCTACAAAAGTACATTTTAGAACATCCATTACCAGAATACACCGAGAGAAGCCTACCTCCCAAGTAACACCTAAAGAAGGCAATCATCACTGATTATGATACACAGAATTATATGTAGTCTCCCAACTAAACAAAGGTACATCTCGGAAATGTTTCCAACCACATTTGGGCAGAGTAAGTGTCTCTCTCAAGTAATGCCAACAGAATTACATGTCAAGAACGTCTCTTTTATGGTCCAAGTAATGAGAGCAAAAGTCCCAAAGAACTGTCACTGAAAGAGAATGATTTCTTCTTCAAGTACTGTGGCACCCACAAAAGTTCAGTACATTCCAGAGCATGCTAGTTACAGGGCAGAGCTCATCTTACAAAACAGAAATAGCCTGGTTTCTATGTCATCACTCCTTTCAAGTTGCTAGAGTCCTACACTTACATAGTCTATGTACTGATTTTTTCacactttaatttttttgtggaCTAGAAAGTTTCAAAATTTGAAGCAGTCACAAAATTTTtgtggtgttgttgttttttcacTACATATGGCTATCATCTATTGGCTTTTCTTGCACTTTAAGGAGATTCGATACAGTTTCCCTAACTCCCAACCATGATACTGTATCTTAATTGCTGCACACCTGAAggttttgtttaattttttgtgTATCACTTCACAGGAAATGTTTTCCTCTGAATAAAGTGGGGCATCAGTAATGCAATTGTTTacattattgttttgtttgaagCCATCCAACAGAACATCACAGGGCCATAGAGAGGGGGTGgtgcactgggggcatgtgccccccccccaaaaaaaaaattataaaaaaaatataaagtatTGGCATagctgtgcaccccccccccccccaaatattttctttttttcttgcatGGCCTGCTATAAAGTTCTGCATCATGTAGTGAGGAGTAGGCTGATAAGAATTTAGAAATCCCTCAATTTTTATGGAGGAGGTTAATTTCTCAGATGAATCATCCTTTCTATGGATTTGTTTTGCAGAAACACTGAAAATTTCCCAACTCCTATTGTGTGGGGGATGCGAGGaagatatgtattttttttctgaaattgAACAACAAAGTTTGATATTTTAGTATGGCATCtacagcaaataaaaaattatggTGCAATActaaagacaagaaagcaaCACTGTTTATTTGATGCCAATagatttattttaatctttaTGGGACTTCTTTGCATCCAGTTTTGTGACACGGCAACCTGGAAGAAAGGGATAGcagatattttatttatgtattatAAAACTGGGGGTGTGAAGGGTAGTGAGTGGAGTACATAAATTACACAATAGCTCCTAGGAAAAAGCGCCTTTTGGCATCTGAGGGATATGCCCACGCTCCCTGTGTCCAACTCTAAATGCACGTCTGGCGTTGCCACGGCCAACTTGTGGGTCAGAGATTATGGGAGCTTGGGTCCGGCACTACGATAAATAACAGAGCTTGTGATATGCTTATCCGCCTTCTTGCATTTGGAATAATGAGTTTACGAGATAACGTAGTTAGAACTTGGTCGAGTTATGGAAGCGTCCAGGCAACCGCCGTACCAATATGGTTGGTTCCCCCAagtaaccccctccccccctctccccccaccTCCTGCTGAAGGAGCAccatatattatgtatatacgAATATGGATATATTACTCATATGGTTTCTTTAATTGCGCAACCACATCTCTGGCTTGCTACAAGCTTGGCTGGCACTGTTTGCGCAAAGCAAGTCAAAGCTGAAAATTCGATAGAATTTAAACATTTGACATTTTACCGTTAGCACTCCCTTAGAGCTTGTTGTACTGTGGCCTTGTCGTACTTGCCACCAAAGATGCTCACAATTTCATTAAGGCTGGCATCCTCTGCCTTAAATTCACATGCTTCagctttgtctttttttgtcattCCGATATTTCCCTTGGGGCACTTCGAGAGATAGACCTTGGCAACTTCCTAAATGGAAGTCAAATAACATCGTGTGAGTATGTCGTTCACGTTTTGAATACTTGTAGTACAACAAACGCTTGTAGTCATCAGCTCTTCTGAATAAGTTTTCGGTTTATCATATTCATTGATCTGGTTCAAGATGACAAACACTTTGGTGTTTTTGCATACTACAATCCAAATCACCTGCGATACATCCAAGTCTGTAGCAACTCCAGAGGCACCCTTGAATTTAATTTGGCATGCACGACTTCCTCTAGCCACGTTGTTTGCCAAACAGAGtctttccttgtttttttCAACCATTTTCGCCTCGACTTCTTGCTTCAGGAGCTGGATATCAATGTAATTGGCGCCAAGTTTTGTGACACAATTCCCATTTCCGTCTTCCCTTGTCGTGCCTTCTTTGTACAAGTTCTCTACTGTTTCAGAACCCGCCAA contains:
- the LOC116602197 gene encoding protein NATD1, with translation MWLSSLRAPSSLRSIYRGLRSTSSARYSIMSSYQVQHCDEAKAFFITLGNEKAILEYEKEGSDILNMWHTEVPVSHRGHGIAAHLAKAAFDFTVENNLKFRATCTYLQKYILEHPLPEYTERSLPPK